Part of the Anopheles gambiae chromosome 3, idAnoGambNW_F1_1, whole genome shotgun sequence genome is shown below.
AACCTTGTCGGTGCCGTGAACATGAACTAGAACTTTCAAAAACCGGTGACAAGTGATAATAATTAAGATAAAGCAACCAATTTGGGGACTGACGATTTGGGTGCGGGTGCGACACGGGGAGGTCGCTATTTTCCTCCGTACGGACGCATCGATGGCGGGAAGCCGCGGACGAAGTCGGGTTCCATTACCAGGGTCACGACGGTTACCCGACAACGGCCGACAAATTCTAAGAGCTTATGCCACAACCTCCGCTAGTTCAATGTTACGTTCTATTAAGCTTTTAAGTACACCTTCGCTACTTCCGGACGTGTCGTGGCCTGTCTCCCTTTCCATCAGCTTCCATCCTAAATGCGTCACACCACCATGCATGGGATGGGAACAAAGCGTGGACGAACCGGAAAAAGGTAGCCCTGTAGCTGAATGTTCTACAATTTGGCACAACAGAATTTCAGCATTCGCACCACCGCCTCTAAAACGATCCGCGTGCGACGGGGCGGACACATGAAAGAACAAATCGGGTACCGCGCAGGAGAGGATAGTATAAAAATTCTTGCCACCTTCCACGGTTAAGTCAGTCAGCAGTTCGATCAGCTTGAATTCTCTGGTGCCGTGGCCGCAAGCATCACACCATCGATGAAGCAGCTCTATCTGGCAGTGCTTGCTGCCACACTGCACCTTGTCCAGGGTCAGGGTTCGTGCGTCCCGGGCGTTACCTGCGAAACGTTCAACTGTACCACGGATGCCCGGTGCCCAGCGGTGAACCCGCCGCAAGGTCCAGTGCTGCTGCCCCATCCGAACTGTGCCAAGTTCTACAAGTGCTCCAATGGGCAGGCGTGCGAATACGACTGTCCGGCAAATTTGCACTTCAACCATGTTGAGCAGGCGTGCGATTGGCCGGAACGGGCGTGCTGCGACATGAACATACCCTGCCTGCCGCAGGATCCCTGCATACCGGGCGTAACCTGTCCACCGACTGGACCGTCCGATCCGCCCACCACTGTAACGCTACCGCCACCGACCGCACCCACACCTGCTCCACCAACCGCACCAACACCGGCTCCACCGACCGCACCAACACCGGCTCCACCGACCGCACCAACGCCGGCCCCACCAACCGCACCAACACCGGCACCGACTGGCTGCATTCCGGACCCGCTAAGCTGCAACCCGTTCGAAGATCCCAACAATCCAACCTTGCTGCCGCACGAATCCAACTGTGGTCAGTTTTACAAATGCAACCTCGGCGAACGCTGTCTGCTGTCCTGCCCGCTCGGTCAACACTTTTGGCCGGCGGGAGGCGTGTGCGAACGGCCGGAGGTGGCTTGCTGTAATCCGGCACTGTGTAACACGAGCCCCAGCCAGTGTGTGGATGATGTCCGCTGCCCTCTGATCGAGGATCCCAACTTCCCGACCACCTTCCCGTTCCCGGGCAACTGCTCCCGGTTCTACAAGTGTGATCTTGGGAGGCGCTGCCCAGTAGACTGCTGGCCTGGCACCCATTTCAGCGCCAGTACGGGACGTTGTGAGGCACCGGACGAGGCATGCTGCGATCCGGCCGTACCCTGCCGCGGAGCAACCGTTCGCAGCTGTGCGCCCGATGCGCGTTGTCCGCTGAACGATAATCCGTTCGATCCGACCGTCCTGAAGCACGCGGACTGTACCCGGTTCTACAAGTGCGATAACGGGCAGGCCTGTGTGTTGGAGTGTCCGCGCGGGCAGCACTTTAGACAGGATACGCCAACGACGGGAAGCTGCGACTGGCCGGATCTGGCCTGCTGTGATCCCAACATTCCGTGCACGGGACCAAACCCCGGCGTTACGTGCCGTCCCGATAGCCGCTGCCCGTTGTTCGACGACCCGAACAATCCGTTGCTCCTACCGCACACCAGCTCCTGCGCTCGGTTCTACAAGTGTACGAATGGGCTGGCATGCGATCTGCCCTGTCTGCATGGACACTTCAGCCAGGCGTTGCAGCGCTGTGAACGACCCGAGGTCGCCTGCTGCGATCCTGCCGTACCGTGTGAGAACACCACGCCTATGCCTACGCCTGTACCAACGCCTGCTCCAACGCCTGCTACTACTCCCGCTCCTACACCTGCTCCTACACCAGCACCTACTCCTGCGCCGACTCCAGCTCCAACGCCAGCTCCAACGCCAGCTCCCACTCCTGCTCCCACTCCGTCCCCTGGTGATCCATGCATTCCTGGAGTCACTTGTCCTCCAGGGGATGCCGGTAACTGCGTCGTGGATGCGAGATGCCCGGCATGGAATGGACCTACCCCAACGCTTCTACCTCATCCTTCAAACTGCGGCATGTTCTACAAGTGTGACAATGGACGAGCCTGTGAACACAACTGTCCAGCTGGATTGCACTTCAATCCTCTGATCAGCGTGTGCGACTGGCCGCATCAGGCTTGCTGTGACCCCACGATACCATGCAATCCTCCATGCATTCCGGGTGTAACGTGCCCGCCTACTGGGCCTACGCCTGCCCCAACTCCTGCTCCAACGCCCGCTCCGACTCCAGCTCCAACGCCAGCTCCAACGCCCGCTCCAACTCCAGCTCCAACACCAGCCCCTACCCCTGCTCCAACTCCAGCTCCAACTCCCGCTCCTACTCCCGCTCCAACTCCTGCCCCTACTCCAACTCCCAGTGATCCTTGCATTCCTGGTGTGACCTGTCCACCAAGTGATGCTGGTAATTGTATCCTATACAATAGATGCCCGCCACGAAATGGAGCTACTCCAACGCTTCTGCCTCATCCTTCCAACTGCGGAATGTTCTATAAGTGCAACAATGGATTTGCTTGTGAGCACGACTGTCCAGCTGGATTACACTTCAACCCAAGTCTCAGCGTGTGCGACTGGCCAAGCAGTGCCTGCTGTGACCCTACGATACCCTGTGATCCTCCATGCATTCCGGGAGTTACCTGCCCACCAACCGGTCCTACTCCTGCACCAACTCCAGCTCCAACTCCAGCTCCAACCCCAGCTCCTACTCCCGCTCCAACTCCCGCTCCTACTCCTGCTCCTACTCCCGCTCCAACTCCTGCCCCCACTCCCGCTCCAACTCCAGCTCCTACTCCCGCCCCAACTCCAGCTCCTACTCCTACTCCCAGTGATCCTTGCATTCCCGGAGTCACCTGTCCACCGAGCGATGCTGGTAACTGCGTCATGGATGGTAGATGTCCTCCCAGAAATGGAGTCACACCGAAACTTCTGCCTCACTCAGCCTGCAACATGTTCTACAAGTGTAACAATGGATTCGCCTGTGAGCACGACTGTCCAGCTGGATTACACTTCAACCCAAGTCTCAGCGTGTGCGACTGGCCAAGCAGTGCGTGCTGCGATCCAACGATACCCTGCGATCCTCCATGCATTCCGGGAGTGACTTGCCCACCAACCGGTCCTACTCCTGCACCAACACCTGCACCAACTCCAGCTCCAACCCCAGCTCCTACCCCGGCACCTACTCCAGCTCCTACCCCAGCTCCTACTCCCGCTCCTACACCAGCTCCTACTCCTGCACCGACTCCAGCTCCTACTCCAGCTCCTACTCCAGCTCCCACTCCTACACCCAGTGATCCTTGCATTCCCGGAGTCACTTGCCCACCGAGTGATGCTGGTAACTGCGTCGTGGATTCAAGATGCCCGCCCAGAAATGGAGTCACGCCCAAGTTGCTGCCTCACTCTGCCTGCGACATGTTCTACAAGTGCAACAATGGATTCGCTTGTGAACAGAGTTGTCCCCCCGGACTACACTTCAATGCCGATCTCAGCGTGTGCGACTGGCCAAGCAGTGCGTGCTGTGACCCGACGATACCCTGCAACCCTCCGTGCATCCCTGGCCTAACATGTCCACCGACCGGACCTACCCCAGCGCCAACCACCGCACAGCCGCCCATCACTCTACCCCCACCGACATTGCCTCCGCCCACTCTTCCTCCACCGACGCTTCCTCCACCCACGGTTGGACCAACGCCTTCCGAGCCGTGCGTGCCGGGTGTAACGTGCGAACCGAGCAACTGTCACAACGACATGCGCTGCCCGGCCCAGGACGGTCTAACGCCAACGCTCTTTGCTCATTCGGAATGCCACAAGTTCTACAAGTGCTCCAACCGAAAGGCCTGCGAGCACTCCTGCCCGCCCGGGCTGCACTTTAATGCGCGCGAGTTTGTGTGCGACTGGCCGGAAAGCGCCTGCTGCGATCCGACGATACCCTGCAATCCGCCCTGCATTCCAGGCGTCACGTGCGCCCGATCGGTGCGGCTTTAGTGCTACGACACTACGACAATGACACTCACGCTATTGAAACGATATCGAATGTACCCGAATCAATGTTTGAACGTATAGTACCCTATTTAACCTCTATCTATATCTTATTCACTTATAAACTAGCCGCTAGCAACAACGATTGGCACGGAAAAAGTATTATTTATCTGCATAACTGATAGTTTTCAGTGGCACCTGTTGCCAACTGTTAACCGATAGT
Proteins encoded:
- the LOC133392997 gene encoding mucin-2-like, producing the protein MKQLYLAVLAATLHLVQGQGSCVPGVTCETFNCTTDARCPAVNPPQGPVLLPHPNCAKFYKCSNGQACEYDCPANLHFNHVEQACDWPERACCDMNIPCLPQDPCIPGVTCPPTGPSDPPTTVTLPPPTAPTPAPPTAPTPAPPTAPTPAPPTAPTPAPPTAPTPAPTGCIPDPLSCNPFEDPNNPTLLPHESNCGQFYKCNLGERCLLSCPLGQHFWPAGGVCERPEVACCNPALCNTSPSQCVDDVRCPLIEDPNFPTTFPFPGNCSRFYKCDLGRRCPVDCWPGTHFSASTGRCEAPDEACCDPAVPCRGATVRSCAPDARCPLNDNPFDPTVLKHADCTRFYKCDNGQACVLECPRGQHFRQDTPTTGSCDWPDLACCDPNIPCTGPNPGVTCRPDSRCPLFDDPNNPLLLPHTSSCARFYKCTNGLACDLPCLHGHFSQALQRCERPEVACCDPAVPCENTTPMPTPVPTPAPTPATTPAPTPAPTPAPTPAPTPAPTPAPTPAPTPAPTPSPGDPCIPGVTCPPGDAGNCVVDARCPAWNGPTPTLLPHPSNCGMFYKCDNGRACEHNCPAGLHFNPLISVCDWPHQACCDPTIPCNPPCIPGVTCPPTGPTPAPTPAPTPAPTPAPTPAPTPAPTPAPTPAPTPAPTPAPTPAPTPAPTPAPTPTPSDPCIPGVTCPPSDAGNCILYNRCPPRNGATPTLLPHPSNCGMFYKCNNGFACEHDCPAGLHFNPSLSVCDWPSSACCDPTIPCDPPCIPGVTCPPTGPTPAPTPAPTPAPTPAPTPAPTPAPTPAPTPAPTPAPTPAPTPAPTPAPTPAPTPTPSDPCIPGVTCPPSDAGNCVMDGRCPPRNGVTPKLLPHSACNMFYKCNNGFACEHDCPAGLHFNPSLSVCDWPSSACCDPTIPCDPPCIPGVTCPPTGPTPAPTPAPTPAPTPAPTPAPTPAPTPAPTPAPTPAPTPAPTPAPTPAPTPAPTPTPSDPCIPGVTCPPSDAGNCVVDSRCPPRNGVTPKLLPHSACDMFYKCNNGFACEQSCPPGLHFNADLSVCDWPSSACCDPTIPCNPPCIPGLTCPPTGPTPAPTTAQPPITLPPPTLPPPTLPPPTLPPPTVGPTPSEPCVPGVTCEPSNCHNDMRCPAQDGLTPTLFAHSECHKFYKCSNRKACEHSCPPGLHFNAREFVCDWPESACCDPTIPCNPPCIPGVTCARSVRL